One genomic region from Nilaparvata lugens isolate BPH chromosome 3, ASM1435652v1, whole genome shotgun sequence encodes:
- the LOC120350435 gene encoding uncharacterized protein LOC120350435 translates to MIDLMGFSNVSIFQRFPSINVMMQSKGKDCVSIALILTLTITTALQRDAKNVISDITLFYMIPLLAIQELKSPISWKPSGSWKKSLQLFLSLLSVLGLKHTTKKIPSGMKMVVSKCPYLARIHLPPLVIQGLKL, encoded by the exons ATGATCGATCTCATGGGATTTTCAAATGtgtcaatttttcaaagattccCATCAATCAACGTTATGATGCAATCAAAAGGAAAGGATTGTGTTTCAATTGCCTTAATCCTTACACTGACAATAACAACTGCTCTTCAAAGAGATGCCAAAAATGTGATAAGCGACATCACACTGTTCTACATGATTCCTTTACTAGCAATTCAGGAG CTGAAGTCTCCAATCAGTTGGAAACCTTCTGGAAGCTGGAAGAAGTCTCTTCAGTTATTCCTGTCTCTCCTGAGTGTGCTAGGGTTGAAGCACACTACAAAGAAAATACCATCAGGCATGAAGATGGTCGTTTCCAAGTGTCCTTACCTCGCAAGGATTCATTTGCCACCCTTGGTCATTCAAGGACTCAAGCTATGA